In one window of Macadamia integrifolia cultivar HAES 741 chromosome 2, SCU_Mint_v3, whole genome shotgun sequence DNA:
- the LOC122093256 gene encoding transmembrane protein 50 homolog — protein MDLGELWAIYGPGFAGAVFGAGWWVWVDAVVCSSVKVSFVHYLPGIFASVAALMFNCVRREDIDYSPYDEGEWRLKLWLFFAYVVSFVSLAASVGLLIQDSLVKSGPSVWTGVAGVLQCVFVLISGLIYWTSHSD, from the exons atggaTTTAGGTGAGTTATGGGCGATCTATGGTCCCGGCTTCGCCGGTGCCGTATTTGGTGCCGGTTGGTGGGTCTGGGTCGATGCCGTTGTTTGCAGTTCCGTCAAGGTCTCCTTCGTGCATTACCTTCCTG GGATTTTCGCATCAGTGGCCGCTCTGATGTTCAATTGTGTTAGAAGAGAAGACATTGATTACTCCCCCTACGATGAAGGAGAGTGGAG ATTGAAGCTTTGGCTTTTCTTTGCTTACGTTGTATCCTTTGTATCTCTAGCGGCGTCTGTTGGGTTATTAATACAAGATTCACTTGTGAAATCTGGTCCTTCAGTGTGGACAGGGGTTGCAGGTGTCCTGCAATGTGTGTTTGTTTTGATCAG